Proteins co-encoded in one Medicago truncatula cultivar Jemalong A17 chromosome 8, MtrunA17r5.0-ANR, whole genome shotgun sequence genomic window:
- the LOC25501782 gene encoding uncharacterized protein isoform X3, protein MHHQDQTITHTPGNENHGVYVCHKCGWPFPNPHPSAKHRRAHKKICGTIEGYKEEPTNFNGSDVDYKTPGLVELGSNNGGIERKFSRSESEVYSDAVDDFPDTGLSQGVKHNLQQEHTLNSAADVSPLIASSSNDCQIKNPKIMQSESFEVGNIGGTQGQLSGSTVDPLTSSIADSKNEESSIVHGDGFSGLSSDSSLGIAEAVPNLLPEKNIYAGENVTDCSLVCDEKELNLKGTDEVKSEKDRVEIMESTDNIVGETYEGTPKIVVNEAISLDHDMGNEAVNPKEKKGPGSLSLLPQYEFPQEVNSSIITNEAQVESAHAIHSTSNEVEVLPEKEDVNVNIDPLPVHDDKFDAAYPQSVSLKHEEHVTEENNFHFNTSQLSERNGVLSSEMHVMDNDTKTENIHAEDCSEVSLVELTTETYQISHEIGVSTKTEMDENDFPEEHEPDEIHENSQPESSLMVSANEFQREASFRSATDETFSIISNDTTEINDASVVGKVVGENVVNDSEVIVKDFQPRSDHLQSEVEQSSDLFRNNSDDAGENGKIEDLINSNIKLYEENKKPTGIAADLHEEQDEQLSVKAAEDFSRKHTSHSSTNAVLSVEPDSAVEDDSIGEPVQDQSHDNLVKLGSSGIDTSADSHEAWDAQLLVKATEDLASKYASHSSINSGASAEHDSAVEDNSGGREVSRVTAVPLPVDDQSNNNLTKLTPPRTDVSVDSGSRRDSLEGNWGSGSETLPSTGSLASTEAGKSDLNVRQAAPAERQLSGKSETFELPSFTTLVEPSHVASPKGTTSETTNPQQSNSTSPAGWFPTLNQVINESEAKKKNEEKITKITNRSRSKEHTPLKSLLGEATPRNKPKSPKIEENNGSGLTTVNSILGPESPSETQVVKEKAANEWNSPARYPANIKREKKKLKSRPFWIQLVCCTTVDPQRR, encoded by the exons ATGCATCACCAAGATCAAACCATAACTCACACCCCAG ggaacGAGAATCATGGAGTTTATGTGTGTCACAAATGTGGTTGGCCTTTTCCAAATCCACATCCCAGTGCTAAACATAGACGTGCTCACAAGAAGATCTGTGGAACCATTGAAGGTTACAAAGAGGAACCAACCAATTTCAATGGTTCAGATGTTGATTACAAAACACCAG gtttggtTGAGTTAGGTTCAAACAATGGTGGAATTGAAAGGAAATTTAGTAGATCAGAAAGTGAGGTTTATTCAGATGCTGTTGATGATTTTCCGGATACTGGACTAAGTCAAGGAGTTAAACACAATTTGCAACAAGAACATACTTTGAACTCAG CTGCGGATGTGAGTCCACTTATTGCTAGCTCAAGCAATGACTGccaaattaaaaatccaaaaattatgCAAAGTGAAAGTTTTGAAGTGGGAAATATAGGTGGGACGCAAGGTCAATTGTCAGGCTCTACTGTGGATCCATTAACAAGCTCAATTGCAGATTCAAAGAATGAAGAATCGAGTATTGTGCATGGTGATGGTTTTTCTGGTTTGTCAAGTGACTCAAGTCTCGGCATAGCTGAAGCCGTGCCCAATTTATTGccagaaaaaaatatttatgctgGTGAAAATGTGACAGATTGTAGTTTGGTGTGTGATGAAAAGGAGCTTAATTTGAAAGGAACCGATGAGGTAAAATCAGAAAAAGACAGGGTTGAAATCATGGAGTCAACTGATAACATTGTAGGTGAAACATATGAAGGAACTCCTAAAATAGTAGTTAACGAAGCAATTTCCCTGGATCATGACATGGGCAATGAAGCTGTTAATCCAAAGGAAAAGAAGGGACCCGGGTCCCTGTCTTTGCTGCCCCAGTATGAATTTCCTCAAGAAGTAAACTCGTCAATAATCACGAATGAGGCTCAGGTAGAATCTGCACATGCAATACATTCTACTAGTAATGAAGTCGAGGTTTTGCCAGAAAAGGAAGACGTGAATGTTAATATTGATCCACTTCCTGTGCATGATGATAAATTTGATGCAGCTTATCCTCAGAGCGTGTCATTGAAACATGAGGAACATGTTACCGaggaaaataattttcatttcaacACAAGCCAGTTGAGTGAAAGAAATGGTGTACTCTCTTCAGAGATGCATGTTATGGATAATGACACGAAGACTGAAAATATACATGCTGAAGATTGCTCTGAAGTTTCTTTGGTTGAGCTCACAACTGAAACTTATCAAATATCGCATGAAATCGGAGTGTCTACGAAAACTGAGATGGATGAGAATGATTTTCCAGAAGAGCATGAGCCtgatgaaattcatgaaaattcTCAACCTGAAAGTAGTTTAATGGTCTCAGCAAATGAATTTCAGAGGGAGGCATCCTTTCGGTCTGCGACTGATGAAACATTTAGCATCATCAGTAATGACACAACTGAAATAAACGATGCATCTGTAGTTGGAAAGGTTGTAGGAGAAAATGTGGTAAATGACAGTGAAGTTATAGTGAAAGATTTTCAACCTCGTAGTGACCACTTGCAATCAGAAGTTGAGCAATCAAGTGATTTATTTAGGAATAATAGTGATGATGCTGGTGAAAATGGtaaaattgaagatttaatCAATAGCAATATCAAGTTATATGAAGAGAATAAGAAACCGACTGGTATTGCTGCTGACTTGCATGAAGAACAGGATGAACAACTATCAGTGAAGGCTGCTGAAGACTTTTCTCGCAAGCATACATCACATTCTTCGACAAATGCTGTGCTTTCTGTTGAACCGGATTCCGCCGTTGAAGATGATTCAATTGGAGAGCCTGTTCAAGATCAAAGCCATGATAACTTGGTTAAACTTGGTTCATCTGGAATTGATACTTCTGCTGACTCACATGAAGCATGGGATGCACAACTATTAGTGAAGGCTACAGAAGACCTTGCCAGCAAGTATGCATCACATTCTTCTATAAATTCCGGGGCTTCTGCTGAACATGATTCTGCTGTTGAAGATAATTCAGGTGGCAGAGAAGTGTCTAGAGTTACTGCTGTGCCACTGCCGGTTGATGATCAAAGCAATAATAACTTGACTAAATTAACTCCACCCAGAACTGATGTTTCAGTTGACTCTGGTAGCCGGCGTGACAGTTTGGAAGGGAACTGGGGTTCTGGTTCAG AAACTTTACCATCAACCGGTTCGCTGGCATCGACAGAAGCAGGCAAATCAGACTTGAACGTCCGACAAGCTGCACCTGCTGAGAGACAGCTGTCTGGAAAATCAGAAACATTTGAGCTGCCATCTTTCACAACATTGGTTGAGCCTAGCCACGTGGCTAGTCCTAAAGGCACCACTTCTGAAACCACGAACCCACAACAGTCAAATTCCACCTCACCAGCTGGTTGGTTCCCAACTTTAAATCAGGTTATCAATGAGTCTGAAGCgaaaaagaagaatgaagaaaaaatcaCCAAGATAACAAACCGGAGCAGAAGTAAAGAGCACACACCTCTCAAGAGTCTTTTGGGTGAGGCTACTCCTAGAAACAAGCCGAAATCaccaaaaatagaagaaaataatgGTTCTGGATTGACAACTGTTAACTCAATTCTTGGTCCTGAGTCCCCTTCAGAGACTCAAGTGGTGAAAGAAAAGGCTGCAAATGAATGGAACTCTCCAGCAAGATATCCTGCAAATATCAAGAgggaaaaaaagaaattgaagagcAGACCATTTTGGATACAGTTGGTTTGTTGCACAACAGTGGATCCTCAGCGAAGGTAG
- the LOC25501782 gene encoding uncharacterized protein isoform X2, which produces MHHQDQTITHTPGNENHGVYVCHKCGWPFPNPHPSAKHRRAHKKICGTIEGYKEEPTNFNGSDVDYKTPGSNNGGIERKFSRSESEVYSDAVDDFPDTGLSQGVKHNLQQEHTLNSAADVSPLIASSSNDCQIKNPKIMQSESFEVGNIGGTQGQLSGSTVDPLTSSIADSKNEESSIVHGDGFSGLSSDSSLGIAEAVPNLLPEKNIYAGENVTDCSLVCDEKELNLKGTDEVKSEKDRVEIMESTDNIVGETYEGTPKIVVNEAISLDHDMGNEAVNPKEKKGPGSLSLLPQYEFPQEVNSSIITNEAQVESAHAIHSTSNEVEVLPEKEDVNVNIDPLPVHDDKFDAAYPQSVSLKHEEHVTEENNFHFNTSQLSERNGVLSSEMHVMDNDTKTENIHAEDCSEVSLVELTTETYQISHEIGVSTKTEMDENDFPEEHEPDEIHENSQPESSLMVSANEFQREASFRSATDETFSIISNDTTEINDASVVGKVVGENVVNDSEVIVKDFQPRSDHLQSEVEQSSDLFRNNSDDAGENGKIEDLINSNIKLYEENKKPTGIAADLHEEQDEQLSVKAAEDFSRKHTSHSSTNAVLSVEPDSAVEDDSIGEPVQDQSHDNLVKLGSSGIDTSADSHEAWDAQLLVKATEDLASKYASHSSINSGASAEHDSAVEDNSGGREVSRVTAVPLPVDDQSNNNLTKLTPPRTDVSVDSGSRRDSLEGNWGSGSVISMISDAPAVTDVETLPSTGSLASTEAGKSDLNVRQAAPAERQLSGKSETFELPSFTTLVEPSHVASPKGTTSETTNPQQSNSTSPAGWFPTLNQVINESEAKKKNEEKITKITNRSRSKEHTPLKSLLGEATPRNKPKSPKIEENNGSGLTTVNSILGPESPSETQVVKEKAANEWNSPARYPANIKREKKKLKSRPFWIQLVCCTTVDPQRR; this is translated from the exons ATGCATCACCAAGATCAAACCATAACTCACACCCCAG ggaacGAGAATCATGGAGTTTATGTGTGTCACAAATGTGGTTGGCCTTTTCCAAATCCACATCCCAGTGCTAAACATAGACGTGCTCACAAGAAGATCTGTGGAACCATTGAAGGTTACAAAGAGGAACCAACCAATTTCAATGGTTCAGATGTTGATTACAAAACACCAG GTTCAAACAATGGTGGAATTGAAAGGAAATTTAGTAGATCAGAAAGTGAGGTTTATTCAGATGCTGTTGATGATTTTCCGGATACTGGACTAAGTCAAGGAGTTAAACACAATTTGCAACAAGAACATACTTTGAACTCAG CTGCGGATGTGAGTCCACTTATTGCTAGCTCAAGCAATGACTGccaaattaaaaatccaaaaattatgCAAAGTGAAAGTTTTGAAGTGGGAAATATAGGTGGGACGCAAGGTCAATTGTCAGGCTCTACTGTGGATCCATTAACAAGCTCAATTGCAGATTCAAAGAATGAAGAATCGAGTATTGTGCATGGTGATGGTTTTTCTGGTTTGTCAAGTGACTCAAGTCTCGGCATAGCTGAAGCCGTGCCCAATTTATTGccagaaaaaaatatttatgctgGTGAAAATGTGACAGATTGTAGTTTGGTGTGTGATGAAAAGGAGCTTAATTTGAAAGGAACCGATGAGGTAAAATCAGAAAAAGACAGGGTTGAAATCATGGAGTCAACTGATAACATTGTAGGTGAAACATATGAAGGAACTCCTAAAATAGTAGTTAACGAAGCAATTTCCCTGGATCATGACATGGGCAATGAAGCTGTTAATCCAAAGGAAAAGAAGGGACCCGGGTCCCTGTCTTTGCTGCCCCAGTATGAATTTCCTCAAGAAGTAAACTCGTCAATAATCACGAATGAGGCTCAGGTAGAATCTGCACATGCAATACATTCTACTAGTAATGAAGTCGAGGTTTTGCCAGAAAAGGAAGACGTGAATGTTAATATTGATCCACTTCCTGTGCATGATGATAAATTTGATGCAGCTTATCCTCAGAGCGTGTCATTGAAACATGAGGAACATGTTACCGaggaaaataattttcatttcaacACAAGCCAGTTGAGTGAAAGAAATGGTGTACTCTCTTCAGAGATGCATGTTATGGATAATGACACGAAGACTGAAAATATACATGCTGAAGATTGCTCTGAAGTTTCTTTGGTTGAGCTCACAACTGAAACTTATCAAATATCGCATGAAATCGGAGTGTCTACGAAAACTGAGATGGATGAGAATGATTTTCCAGAAGAGCATGAGCCtgatgaaattcatgaaaattcTCAACCTGAAAGTAGTTTAATGGTCTCAGCAAATGAATTTCAGAGGGAGGCATCCTTTCGGTCTGCGACTGATGAAACATTTAGCATCATCAGTAATGACACAACTGAAATAAACGATGCATCTGTAGTTGGAAAGGTTGTAGGAGAAAATGTGGTAAATGACAGTGAAGTTATAGTGAAAGATTTTCAACCTCGTAGTGACCACTTGCAATCAGAAGTTGAGCAATCAAGTGATTTATTTAGGAATAATAGTGATGATGCTGGTGAAAATGGtaaaattgaagatttaatCAATAGCAATATCAAGTTATATGAAGAGAATAAGAAACCGACTGGTATTGCTGCTGACTTGCATGAAGAACAGGATGAACAACTATCAGTGAAGGCTGCTGAAGACTTTTCTCGCAAGCATACATCACATTCTTCGACAAATGCTGTGCTTTCTGTTGAACCGGATTCCGCCGTTGAAGATGATTCAATTGGAGAGCCTGTTCAAGATCAAAGCCATGATAACTTGGTTAAACTTGGTTCATCTGGAATTGATACTTCTGCTGACTCACATGAAGCATGGGATGCACAACTATTAGTGAAGGCTACAGAAGACCTTGCCAGCAAGTATGCATCACATTCTTCTATAAATTCCGGGGCTTCTGCTGAACATGATTCTGCTGTTGAAGATAATTCAGGTGGCAGAGAAGTGTCTAGAGTTACTGCTGTGCCACTGCCGGTTGATGATCAAAGCAATAATAACTTGACTAAATTAACTCCACCCAGAACTGATGTTTCAGTTGACTCTGGTAGCCGGCGTGACAGTTTGGAAGGGAACTGGGGTTCTGGTTCAG TTATCTCGATGATATCCGACGCACCAGCTGTTACCGATGTAGAAACTTTACCATCAACCGGTTCGCTGGCATCGACAGAAGCAGGCAAATCAGACTTGAACGTCCGACAAGCTGCACCTGCTGAGAGACAGCTGTCTGGAAAATCAGAAACATTTGAGCTGCCATCTTTCACAACATTGGTTGAGCCTAGCCACGTGGCTAGTCCTAAAGGCACCACTTCTGAAACCACGAACCCACAACAGTCAAATTCCACCTCACCAGCTGGTTGGTTCCCAACTTTAAATCAGGTTATCAATGAGTCTGAAGCgaaaaagaagaatgaagaaaaaatcaCCAAGATAACAAACCGGAGCAGAAGTAAAGAGCACACACCTCTCAAGAGTCTTTTGGGTGAGGCTACTCCTAGAAACAAGCCGAAATCaccaaaaatagaagaaaataatgGTTCTGGATTGACAACTGTTAACTCAATTCTTGGTCCTGAGTCCCCTTCAGAGACTCAAGTGGTGAAAGAAAAGGCTGCAAATGAATGGAACTCTCCAGCAAGATATCCTGCAAATATCAAGAgggaaaaaaagaaattgaagagcAGACCATTTTGGATACAGTTGGTTTGTTGCACAACAGTGGATCCTCAGCGAAGGTAG
- the LOC25501782 gene encoding uncharacterized protein isoform X1, whose product MHHQDQTITHTPGNENHGVYVCHKCGWPFPNPHPSAKHRRAHKKICGTIEGYKEEPTNFNGSDVDYKTPGLVELGSNNGGIERKFSRSESEVYSDAVDDFPDTGLSQGVKHNLQQEHTLNSAADVSPLIASSSNDCQIKNPKIMQSESFEVGNIGGTQGQLSGSTVDPLTSSIADSKNEESSIVHGDGFSGLSSDSSLGIAEAVPNLLPEKNIYAGENVTDCSLVCDEKELNLKGTDEVKSEKDRVEIMESTDNIVGETYEGTPKIVVNEAISLDHDMGNEAVNPKEKKGPGSLSLLPQYEFPQEVNSSIITNEAQVESAHAIHSTSNEVEVLPEKEDVNVNIDPLPVHDDKFDAAYPQSVSLKHEEHVTEENNFHFNTSQLSERNGVLSSEMHVMDNDTKTENIHAEDCSEVSLVELTTETYQISHEIGVSTKTEMDENDFPEEHEPDEIHENSQPESSLMVSANEFQREASFRSATDETFSIISNDTTEINDASVVGKVVGENVVNDSEVIVKDFQPRSDHLQSEVEQSSDLFRNNSDDAGENGKIEDLINSNIKLYEENKKPTGIAADLHEEQDEQLSVKAAEDFSRKHTSHSSTNAVLSVEPDSAVEDDSIGEPVQDQSHDNLVKLGSSGIDTSADSHEAWDAQLLVKATEDLASKYASHSSINSGASAEHDSAVEDNSGGREVSRVTAVPLPVDDQSNNNLTKLTPPRTDVSVDSGSRRDSLEGNWGSGSVISMISDAPAVTDVETLPSTGSLASTEAGKSDLNVRQAAPAERQLSGKSETFELPSFTTLVEPSHVASPKGTTSETTNPQQSNSTSPAGWFPTLNQVINESEAKKKNEEKITKITNRSRSKEHTPLKSLLGEATPRNKPKSPKIEENNGSGLTTVNSILGPESPSETQVVKEKAANEWNSPARYPANIKREKKKLKSRPFWIQLVCCTTVDPQRR is encoded by the exons ATGCATCACCAAGATCAAACCATAACTCACACCCCAG ggaacGAGAATCATGGAGTTTATGTGTGTCACAAATGTGGTTGGCCTTTTCCAAATCCACATCCCAGTGCTAAACATAGACGTGCTCACAAGAAGATCTGTGGAACCATTGAAGGTTACAAAGAGGAACCAACCAATTTCAATGGTTCAGATGTTGATTACAAAACACCAG gtttggtTGAGTTAGGTTCAAACAATGGTGGAATTGAAAGGAAATTTAGTAGATCAGAAAGTGAGGTTTATTCAGATGCTGTTGATGATTTTCCGGATACTGGACTAAGTCAAGGAGTTAAACACAATTTGCAACAAGAACATACTTTGAACTCAG CTGCGGATGTGAGTCCACTTATTGCTAGCTCAAGCAATGACTGccaaattaaaaatccaaaaattatgCAAAGTGAAAGTTTTGAAGTGGGAAATATAGGTGGGACGCAAGGTCAATTGTCAGGCTCTACTGTGGATCCATTAACAAGCTCAATTGCAGATTCAAAGAATGAAGAATCGAGTATTGTGCATGGTGATGGTTTTTCTGGTTTGTCAAGTGACTCAAGTCTCGGCATAGCTGAAGCCGTGCCCAATTTATTGccagaaaaaaatatttatgctgGTGAAAATGTGACAGATTGTAGTTTGGTGTGTGATGAAAAGGAGCTTAATTTGAAAGGAACCGATGAGGTAAAATCAGAAAAAGACAGGGTTGAAATCATGGAGTCAACTGATAACATTGTAGGTGAAACATATGAAGGAACTCCTAAAATAGTAGTTAACGAAGCAATTTCCCTGGATCATGACATGGGCAATGAAGCTGTTAATCCAAAGGAAAAGAAGGGACCCGGGTCCCTGTCTTTGCTGCCCCAGTATGAATTTCCTCAAGAAGTAAACTCGTCAATAATCACGAATGAGGCTCAGGTAGAATCTGCACATGCAATACATTCTACTAGTAATGAAGTCGAGGTTTTGCCAGAAAAGGAAGACGTGAATGTTAATATTGATCCACTTCCTGTGCATGATGATAAATTTGATGCAGCTTATCCTCAGAGCGTGTCATTGAAACATGAGGAACATGTTACCGaggaaaataattttcatttcaacACAAGCCAGTTGAGTGAAAGAAATGGTGTACTCTCTTCAGAGATGCATGTTATGGATAATGACACGAAGACTGAAAATATACATGCTGAAGATTGCTCTGAAGTTTCTTTGGTTGAGCTCACAACTGAAACTTATCAAATATCGCATGAAATCGGAGTGTCTACGAAAACTGAGATGGATGAGAATGATTTTCCAGAAGAGCATGAGCCtgatgaaattcatgaaaattcTCAACCTGAAAGTAGTTTAATGGTCTCAGCAAATGAATTTCAGAGGGAGGCATCCTTTCGGTCTGCGACTGATGAAACATTTAGCATCATCAGTAATGACACAACTGAAATAAACGATGCATCTGTAGTTGGAAAGGTTGTAGGAGAAAATGTGGTAAATGACAGTGAAGTTATAGTGAAAGATTTTCAACCTCGTAGTGACCACTTGCAATCAGAAGTTGAGCAATCAAGTGATTTATTTAGGAATAATAGTGATGATGCTGGTGAAAATGGtaaaattgaagatttaatCAATAGCAATATCAAGTTATATGAAGAGAATAAGAAACCGACTGGTATTGCTGCTGACTTGCATGAAGAACAGGATGAACAACTATCAGTGAAGGCTGCTGAAGACTTTTCTCGCAAGCATACATCACATTCTTCGACAAATGCTGTGCTTTCTGTTGAACCGGATTCCGCCGTTGAAGATGATTCAATTGGAGAGCCTGTTCAAGATCAAAGCCATGATAACTTGGTTAAACTTGGTTCATCTGGAATTGATACTTCTGCTGACTCACATGAAGCATGGGATGCACAACTATTAGTGAAGGCTACAGAAGACCTTGCCAGCAAGTATGCATCACATTCTTCTATAAATTCCGGGGCTTCTGCTGAACATGATTCTGCTGTTGAAGATAATTCAGGTGGCAGAGAAGTGTCTAGAGTTACTGCTGTGCCACTGCCGGTTGATGATCAAAGCAATAATAACTTGACTAAATTAACTCCACCCAGAACTGATGTTTCAGTTGACTCTGGTAGCCGGCGTGACAGTTTGGAAGGGAACTGGGGTTCTGGTTCAG TTATCTCGATGATATCCGACGCACCAGCTGTTACCGATGTAGAAACTTTACCATCAACCGGTTCGCTGGCATCGACAGAAGCAGGCAAATCAGACTTGAACGTCCGACAAGCTGCACCTGCTGAGAGACAGCTGTCTGGAAAATCAGAAACATTTGAGCTGCCATCTTTCACAACATTGGTTGAGCCTAGCCACGTGGCTAGTCCTAAAGGCACCACTTCTGAAACCACGAACCCACAACAGTCAAATTCCACCTCACCAGCTGGTTGGTTCCCAACTTTAAATCAGGTTATCAATGAGTCTGAAGCgaaaaagaagaatgaagaaaaaatcaCCAAGATAACAAACCGGAGCAGAAGTAAAGAGCACACACCTCTCAAGAGTCTTTTGGGTGAGGCTACTCCTAGAAACAAGCCGAAATCaccaaaaatagaagaaaataatgGTTCTGGATTGACAACTGTTAACTCAATTCTTGGTCCTGAGTCCCCTTCAGAGACTCAAGTGGTGAAAGAAAAGGCTGCAAATGAATGGAACTCTCCAGCAAGATATCCTGCAAATATCAAGAgggaaaaaaagaaattgaagagcAGACCATTTTGGATACAGTTGGTTTGTTGCACAACAGTGGATCCTCAGCGAAGGTAG